From Hydra vulgaris chromosome 15, alternate assembly HydraT2T_AEP, one genomic window encodes:
- the LOC101235030 gene encoding uncharacterized protein LOC101235030 isoform X2, producing MKKMRSLEKVLLIILLYCFHVVQISESSAQVKIFLETFKLSGLKKHLEKPLIKPKDHHDHHKRLFKFEICFGTETLNCFLSNILSLDEKTKMIHFPQTLSKDVNNPLILKSPSSKVDASLRINIYHHDKIFFQHELSTKFSFDSVGVKRFTLTNDKNLRSPKDKSELSFTVSLNCDDNFKPPDCVEKACVEHDDDVNGHYTCDKNGNIVCREGWSDPSTKCRLVSMHPQISRVGCYNDFGYIAERRLFTTFVNYRFLIDWSHMNDSLKIITELCSSFAKIIGFQYFGIEFWGECWTGSTLDINYDRDGESSDCWPGQAANLGPMLVGKNSTIMVYKWDKLKK from the exons atgaaaaaaatgagaagtctggaaaaagttttacttataatccttttatattgttttcatgTAGTAcag aTTTCGGAATCTTCAGCACAAGTGAAGATCTTTCTTGAGACGTTTAAACTAtctggtttaaaaaaacatttagaaaaaccACTGATAAAGCCAAAAGATCACCATGATCACCATAAGCGattgtttaaatttgaaatatgcTTTGGTACTGAGACGCTTAActgttttttatcaaacattttgtCTCTTGATGAGAAGACAAAAATGATTCATTTTCCACAGACCTTATCAAAAGATGTCAACAATCCATTAATTTTGAAATCGCCGTCATCAAAG GTTGATGCGAGCTTAcgtataaatatttaccatcatgataagattttttttcaacatgaattgtcaacaaaattttcttttgattctGTTGGTGTGAAAAGATTTACGCTGACAAATGATAAGAATTTACGGTCTCCTAAAGATAAAAGCGAATTGTCTTTTACAGTAAG cttaaatTGCGATGACAATTTTAAGCCACCTGATTGTGTTGAAAAAGCATGCGTTGAACATGATGATGATGTTAACGGACACTACACATGCGATAAAAACGGAAATATTGTATGTAGAGAGGGGTGGAGTGACCCGTCAACAAAATGTCGTTTAg tctcaATGCATCcacaaa TTTCAAGAGTTGGATGCTATAACGACTTTGGATATATTGCTGAAAGGCGACTTTTTACAACGTTTGTTAACTATCGTTTTTTAATTGATTGGAGTCATATGAATGATAGCCTCAAAATTATAACCGAGTTATGTTCATCCTTTGCTAAAATTATTGGTTTTCAA tatTTTGGTATTGAGTTTTGGGGAGAATGTTGGACCGGCTCAACACTTGATATAAACTACGATCGAGATGGTGAATCCTCTGATTGTTGGCCTGGTCAAGCCGCAAACTTAGGACCAATGCTTGTTGGTAAAAACTCGACAATTATGGTTTATAAGTgggacaaattaaaaaaataa
- the LOC101235030 gene encoding uncharacterized protein LOC101235030 isoform X3 has product MKKMRSLEKVLLIILLYCFHVVQISESSAQVKIFLETFKLSGLKKHLEKPLIKPKDHHDHHKRLFKFEICFGTETLNCFLSNILSLDEKTKMIHFPQTLSKDVNNPLILKSPSSKVDASLRINIYHHDKIFFQHELSTKFSFDSVGVKRFTLTNDKNLRSPKDKSELSFTVSLNCDDNFKPPDCVEKACVEHDDDVNGHYTCDKNGNIVCREGWSDPSTKCRLGMHPQISRVGCYNDFGYIAERRLFTTFVNYRFLIDWSHMNDSLKIITELCSSFAKIIGFQYFGIEFWGECWTGSTLDINYDRDGESSDCWPGQAANLGPMLVGKNSTIMVYKWDKLKK; this is encoded by the exons atgaaaaaaatgagaagtctggaaaaagttttacttataatccttttatattgttttcatgTAGTAcag aTTTCGGAATCTTCAGCACAAGTGAAGATCTTTCTTGAGACGTTTAAACTAtctggtttaaaaaaacatttagaaaaaccACTGATAAAGCCAAAAGATCACCATGATCACCATAAGCGattgtttaaatttgaaatatgcTTTGGTACTGAGACGCTTAActgttttttatcaaacattttgtCTCTTGATGAGAAGACAAAAATGATTCATTTTCCACAGACCTTATCAAAAGATGTCAACAATCCATTAATTTTGAAATCGCCGTCATCAAAG GTTGATGCGAGCTTAcgtataaatatttaccatcatgataagattttttttcaacatgaattgtcaacaaaattttcttttgattctGTTGGTGTGAAAAGATTTACGCTGACAAATGATAAGAATTTACGGTCTCCTAAAGATAAAAGCGAATTGTCTTTTACAGTAAG cttaaatTGCGATGACAATTTTAAGCCACCTGATTGTGTTGAAAAAGCATGCGTTGAACATGATGATGATGTTAACGGACACTACACATGCGATAAAAACGGAAATATTGTATGTAGAGAGGGGTGGAGTGACCCGTCAACAAAATGTCGTTTAgg aATGCATCcacaaa TTTCAAGAGTTGGATGCTATAACGACTTTGGATATATTGCTGAAAGGCGACTTTTTACAACGTTTGTTAACTATCGTTTTTTAATTGATTGGAGTCATATGAATGATAGCCTCAAAATTATAACCGAGTTATGTTCATCCTTTGCTAAAATTATTGGTTTTCAA tatTTTGGTATTGAGTTTTGGGGAGAATGTTGGACCGGCTCAACACTTGATATAAACTACGATCGAGATGGTGAATCCTCTGATTGTTGGCCTGGTCAAGCCGCAAACTTAGGACCAATGCTTGTTGGTAAAAACTCGACAATTATGGTTTATAAGTgggacaaattaaaaaaataa